A window from Oncorhynchus masou masou isolate Uvic2021 unplaced genomic scaffold, UVic_Omas_1.1 unplaced_scaffold_514, whole genome shotgun sequence encodes these proteins:
- the LOC135535776 gene encoding caspase-1-like: MTGIDIEMELFSDDETTAWKEIVPTDEYISDTRSTRGPTGSPKLQLRSVRTEFVKRVSRPVLNELLDGLLQHTVINQEEMESVKVIAERAEKARDVIDMVLRKGTESCSRMINLLGEIDPYLWSMLQINSVGVPT, translated from the exons ATGACAGGGATTGACATTGAGATGGAGTTATTCAGTGATGATGAGACGACAGCGTGGAAAGAAATAGTACCAACAG ATGAATACATCTCTGACACCCGTTCAACAA GAGGTCCGACTGGTTCTCCAAAACTGCAGCTGCGTTCTGTACGGACGGAGTTTGTGAAACGAGTGTCAAGACCTGTCCTGAATGAACTGCTGGACGGACTCCTGCAACACACAGTCATCAACCAGGAGGAAATGGAGTCAGTGAAGGTGATCGCTGAGAGGGCAGAGAAGGCACGTGACGTCATCGACATGGTGTTGAGAAAAGGAACTGAGTCGTGTTCCAGGATGATCAACCTTCTTGGGGAGATTGACCCCTATCTTTGGTCAATGCTTCAGATTAACAGTGTTGGGGTTCCAACCTAA